TCTTGAACAAATCCGTGCGTAGCTGTCGCAACTCGTTAGCATGCGCCAGCCCATAGATTGCTGACTCCCAGGTACCGTAATGCAGGATAGCTCCACCTGCAAACGGTTCCTTGGAGTCCAGTGCAAGGTACGTTTCAATCGAGTTCACCACACCATCAAATTCGGACTCCGTGTAAACCGTCCCTAGATCAGCCGGTATCGAGTCGAAGCCGCAAGCAGAAACGATATAAACACCGCGCTCTTGTGCCGCCTGGTGGTACTCGAGCTGCATCCGTTCCATGTACTGCGGCTCACCGCTCACGTCCACATGGTGGGTACCGGCGGCTATGCACGCCTTGATGACCGGTTCACCGTAGAACCGGTACGGTCCGCAGCAGTTGATCACCACCCGGCACCTCTCGGCCATCTGGCGCAGCGAGTCCGGATCCTTGATATCGGCCACCACAATCGGTACCTCGGAAAGGTCGCGATCGGCTTTCTTCTCAACCTCGCCCAGCACCTGCCGTACTTTGTCGCGATTGCGACCAGCAACGCCCCATCTGAGTCCATCCAGCAGCTTGATACCTTCGAAGATCGTGTACTTTCCGGTAAACCCGCTCGCTCCGAAGATAATTACGTCCAACTTTTCGTCTCCTTGTTCCATCTTTAAATCTTTGTAGTAGAGCAGATTGTTCAaacctatgaaatcgatcgaggcaaccagagaaaagaaacaaaacagggTTACAATCCGAAAAACCAATAGCAACCACCAAGAACACACCCTTGCGGCTGCTGTTAACCACACGAAATCAATGTCCAAAGTGCAACCTTCCGTACGTATTATCGCAATCTACTCTGTTTTCTCCCTTCCAATTTCCGCGGTTTTACCAATGCAGACAGACACGTTTATCGCTTAATTCACCCTGGAACACGCGCCTCTACCGATGATCCGCTATGCATTCCTCGAGCGAACCCCACAAATGCAGTCAACCGTACTACGGGCGACTgtgaattgcaaaaaaaaaacgaatacgAATGcaaacgccaacgccaacgcaacAGCTGCCGgaactgttgctgcagttgctggtgCTCCAAAACAGTTAACTGCACAATGCGAGCAACTGTTCCTCGTTATGATGACGACTGCTTAATCGTAGATCGCGATGCGAACCGTTTTGTGGCTTACTATGGCAAACAGCTAaacttatgttttttttttttgcatttagATGACTCATCAAAAATCTACTTGGGCTGTGTGGGAAGTCTTTTTGGAGTGTGCATCTGGAGAACGGGTAAATTTTGTAAATGGAAATCGTATGCCGTAATCCGCCCGTACATCGACCCACCTAGAGGAGCATCGATGACGATCTAACTTGATTCTGGGCGACCAGAATGTTCGGCATAGTCAACCGGAATGATCTCATCGCTatcatttttcaatgaaatggTACCCGAACCTTTATACGTGTTGAGCAGAGTTTCTATTTCCAGTAGCTGCATTTTCGATATTCCTTCGCAAAAGTAAAGTAGGATAGATTTAATGAGATCATCCAACCCCTCCTTTGGATAGCTTTGATGCCAAggcaacttttttttctacaatAAAGAGCCTCGTTGTGGGTCCTTTTATGGAGTCTTTCGCGAAAATTACGATAACTGAATTAAAAACAGGATAGTAGAGCAAAAACGCACCGATTCTAACTCTCAGCTCTGGTAGAATGGTAATTGTAGAGCAAAAATGGCTAGTATCTTCGTTTTACAATGTTAATTATAGACCAATGGAATCAAACGCTTATCAAGACGCGGTGTTGCATCATTGCAAACGCTgaacaaccgaaaaccggcGATCGCCGGTGATCAAAAGGTATCATTTTCACTTTACCATCAACAGGTGGATGGAAATTGATCACAATTCGCTTTTAAACTAAAACTACATATTCGAAAAGCTTCATAATCGTCGGCATGACCAAGCAAACATACACGAAAGGCTACCTTTGACACCTTATCACAATGATTAAATATTAATCTGGGGGTAAGCGAATGCAATCCGCGCCCGGGCTTGCGATAATGTATCTAAAAGTCTCTTGACGCACCGGCATCATCCCTACCCACACCAACGACTTACCCTAGGCAGAGAACACCGATTTGAaagcacgagcagcagaacgagGACTATGCTACACCGGTGACCGGTCGACTAGGCGTACGATTTGAAACTGCGTGGCATTACATGCATGATAGCCGGTGTATGATGATTCATGATTCGTATTGCGTAAGCGAATCTGCATCTGTCATCCTCCGTCGCTATGGAAACGGCGATTGATGGCACGCGACTCACTGTTTCGCCAGATCTGCGTATCTTTcagtaaaacaaacatttaattaatttaattaaaaaaaatctccctCAATCTAATGATTTAACGATAGACCAGCGCCAACACATGCTGAACCATGGCAGAGAGCACTAGCAAGCAACTACCGTATGGGgtgttttatttacttttctaCAATGTACATCGCGACGCCATTGGCTTTTCCGGTACTATCCTGCGACGTGCTGAATCTGGACAACTCAATCTTCCCATTACGATGCGCCTGATCTGGCATTGTGACGCCAGCTATTGTTCGCTTCCTCCCTACGTAACACGCGCCATTGATCATGCTGCTGTGGTTTGTGATACCCCTTCCGGCTATTGGCGCCCGTCGTTCCTATTTCTACACGATTTGTCAACTGTGCCGCACCATCTTCTAATGTCAGCAGCTGCCCTAGCGTCTGCAGAAACCTGTACTCCATCGCGGTCAGCTGGAAGGTGCGAGGGTTTTGAGTAAACTTCAAAAACAATTCACTCAACAGTTGCCTCGTGCGCAGCACTGCCTTTGCCACCGGTGTGTCTACGATAAAGTTGATCCAatcatcgatcgcgatcttacaaccaccgatgagcGCAGTTTCGTCCTGATCGTCACACTCTACCAGCGACTCCTCCTCGTCAAAGTACAAGGGGCCGGCAAAGATCGAGATCGCCAGGGAAGTTACGACCGTGTTGCAGCGTATCATCGAACCGCGGCtcgatttgaatttttccTCGAACGTAATCCATTCCGTCGGTAGCCACAGCTTCGCGTCTTTGCCGTTCGGTTTTTTCGCGTCCGCTAGCACCGAAGACGGGTGGACGAAGATCTTTTTCTCGAACCGTGCTTTCATCGCCTTCGAGTACCGCTCGAGGTGACAGATGTTCGGATACAAACCGACTACCAGGCATGCCTTTACCATGCTCCAGTTGGCAGCAAACTGGTTCAGATCGTCCGAGCTTCCCGGTCCATAGCTTTTAATCAGCCCGATCGAACAGAGATGACCATGAAGTTTGTCACGAAGCTCACACACCATCGTCAGCTTGCTGTGGCTCAGGAAGAATCGATTACAGATTTCCTTTCGCTTGGAAATCGAACGCGCTTCGTACCAACGCTGATAGGCACGCAGTAGACAGAAACAATCGCTGTATGACTCTTCGGCCAGCTCTCGGCGCGCTTTGCGCGATTTCTCTTTGTCGCCCGCGAATCCAGGCAGAAGAAAGATGTCATTAATGCTCAGCACGCTTACGATCAACAGTACCGGTTCGTAGCACTTCAGCAGGATGCCGTACAGCAGCATCTTTCCGAGGCGTGCATCCACCGGCAGGTCGGCCAGAATGTGACCAAGATCCGTCAgattctcatcatcatctagtGCCCCGACCTTCTGAAGATATTTAATGCTCTGCTTAACGCTCGTCGCTGCCGGCGGTTGTATTGCACGATTCAGGAAGTCCAGTATAGATGCGCCCTGGGTCAGCAGGGCCGTGTTGAGGCATATTTCTGTCAATGGAACGCGCATAATTTCGGGCAGCGTAAACTGATCCATGGCTTCAAGCCGTGCACGGCTAAAGAGCCGATAACAGATGCCCGGTTTGGTACGACCCGCACGTCCTGCCCGCTGCGTCGCACAGGCTTGCGAGATCCAGGTGGCCATAAGCGAGTTGGTAGCAGTGACGGAATCGTAGTACTTCTGCTTTACCTTACCACTATCGATAACGTACACCACATCATCCATGGTGATCGATGTTTCGGCTATGTTCGTCGATAGGACAATCTTTCGAACGCCCACCGGCACTGGGTTGAACACAGCGTGTTGGTCGGACGTTTGCATCTTGCTGTGCAGCATAAACAATTTCAGCCGTTGGTGTGGCGCCACACGCTTCGTTAGCAGTTCATACGATTCCTGGATATCTTCAAAACCGGGCAAGAAAACGAGAATGCCCCCTTCCGGTTGGTTTTTACAGATGTACTGTATCACGTCGATGATCAAATTATGATCGATACGCTCATCGCCGAACGATGTGTGGTAAGCATCCAGCAGCTGTTTGGCAATGTTGGGGGTTAGCGCAGGCATTTGCTGCACTGGTTGCGATTCTCCGCGTTTCTTCGCATTGGCCAGTAGCTGCGAACAGACGCTGTTGCCATGAATAAAGCAGGCCCAGTCATGTGCAGTGTAGTTGTGTTTCTCCCGTATGCTCGGATCAGCTCCCATATCCAGCAAGCTCTTCAAGATATCAACGTAGCCTGTAAATGATGTTAGGCTTATAATTCAACAATGCcaaattaaatgtttttgaatATCTTTCCAAGACGACCATTTAAGAGCTAAAATTCCATTAGCGGAAATAATTTACCTTTGGCCGCCGCGATCATGAGTGCCGTCATCTTCGTTTCCGTATGCTGAAAATCGACACTTATGCTTTCTTCCTGCACCAAGGTGAAAAAGTTCTGAAACGGTTCCGGACTGTTTTCTATCCAGCACTCTTCCAGGATGTCGTTCATTAGCAGTATGCTTTCGTCGTCCATGTTCGCTGTAGCCGACGAGTGCTGCCGACCATTGGCATCGGAAGATGTTCGTTGGTGCTCGATATTGCTTAAAATCTTGGCCTTCACATCCTTAACCGTGTGATTGTAGGTATCCAACTGGAACAGAATGTCTTCCAAATAGTACCGTTCGATGGAAAACAGTCTACCAGGGATCTCTATCACCGGGCAGTTGTTAAAGTATTGCGAGAAtgtattcgattcgattgtggCCGACATCAGCACCACCTTCAGGTGTGGATGCTTCGGCAGATTATCCTTCAGGGCGATGAGCAGAAAGTCGGAATACTGATCGCGTTCGTGCAcctcatcgatgatgatgtgggtCACGTTGTCCAGGAAACGATGCGCGCCCTGCCCCGTCAAGCAGCGCAACAGTACACCGTTGGTGCAGAATAGTAAGTTAGTGTTGGGCTTTAAGCGGCTTTCAAGCCGGATTTGATAGCCCACGGCATCCCCCAGTTGTTCGTTCCGCTCGAAGCACACTCGTTCGGCCACGGTAACGGCGCTGATTCTTCTGGGCTGGGTACAGATTACCCGGCACGGTGTACCACTCTGACAGGCCGCTTCCATGACGAACTGAGGTACCTGCGTCGTTTTACCTGAGCCCGTATTACCCGATATGATGATCACTTGGTTCTGCAGCATGCACTTCAATATGATGTCATGGAATTGCGCTATCGGTAGTCGGCTACGCTCTTCGAATACGCGAGCAGCCGAATGAACAGGAGGCGGAACGGATGGCTGAGACGCAGTTAGATAAACATTGTAACGGCCCATATTGCGTTTGTTCTTGGCCTTGCTCTGATTTCCTTTCGGGCGGTAGATATTCTGCAACTCGGTGATCATAGCGATCGTTTGGTCAGTCAGCTCCAGGCGGGCATCATCGTGGGTGATTGCCGACAAGTTGGTCTTGTAGATCGTCAAATATCGCGCGTTCCCTGCGAAACAATCCGTACATAGAATAAGCTGCACGCTCGTAATTCCACATCCGGGGTGGAGATTTGGGGCGGCGGACTTACCTTTACCGTGCGACCGTGACTTGATGCGCTTGTTTTTCACGTACTCGTGAATGTACGCCCGATGTTGGTTGGTGAGGGTGGCAGGAAAGTCGTACTCACTTTGCTGCTCATCCTGCAGAAACAAATCTATCTGGCGGTGTATAAATATGCGTATatcttcttcgattttcacattaatttttgtgtttttcgaaGCCATTTCGCCATCGACCTCTTTGCTTGGCTCGATTTGTTGTCATGCCgctgctcgagcagctcggGAAGCCAATCCATCAACCCTGCCAACAATCCACCCTTCGTCAAATAAACCATCCATTTTGCTCAACGACGCACGTGATTACGTGAAAAACATCAATCATAAACTGTTgtgaattgaatatttatttcGGCAAGCTACAAATCTTTAAAATATTCTGAACTTTATTATTTTCAGATGACTCGCAGCGTACGGAAGCAGCCCTTCCAGAATCGAGCAGATGGAAAATCGATCAGAGTGAACCCGGCCTCATAAACGGACCTCGATGCTAGCCTCGAGCTCGCTCTGCCGTGCCGTTCTCAGCTTTATCTTTTGTTACAAttttctgctggtggtgtgtgcatcGTGCCGCTGTGACTCTCGATTTTCTCAGTTTTCTGAAAATACTTGACCAGTTTTAACAAGTGCTGCGAAGTGAAAATCGACCGTGTTTTAACTGTGAATCTAAGTGACTAGCATTTTACCATCCCACAATGACTGAGGCCGAGAAAAATGCTGCCGCCGCGACCGCTGAAGCTGACGGTAGGAAGCacccctttttcattttttttccatcatGCTGAAAATTACCTTGGAAAGCCTGCTAAACCCCAATTTTACCTCTTCGTTGATCAGAATCGACCGCCGTGGATAACCCAGCCAACGACGGGAATGATGACCAGAAAGACAACGGTAAGTTTGCTTTTTCGTGAATCAGATTTTTTCCTCGAAGCCAAAGTAGGCATCGCAAATTCATCATGGCGGCCTTGTTCGCTGTAGCGCTAGTGCTACGCTGCGGGTAAAATATTTCAAGATGGCGTCCCCGATGACGCCGACGAAATATGCTTATGACGAAAAATATTTGAGTAAAAAATTATTTGTggcttttttcactttttaaaCTTGCATTTGATTGGAAAtggcgtgttttttttataaaaatgtaCTTGATGTTTATTAAAATATATAAACTCAAGGAAATCTATGAagaaagtttttgttttgtggcaaagAGGTACAACACTCGAACATGTCATTTTGTTGCTAATATGAGCCCCAAACTGAAGCTATGGTTGTTGCAAATGTTTCAGAACACCAGCGTAAGATCAATGTCGGCAATCTGCCGAAGGACATTACGGAGCAGCAGTTGCGCGACCATTTCGCCGGGCACGAGATCGAGCGAGTTGAAATCTATCATTATCTACGTAATACGTTGGCGCTACTGCTTTTCAAGGATAAGAACAGTGCCCAGAAGGCAATTGATGAAAAGTATGGTTCGATGCTGAACGGACGCCGTTTGCGGATCCACATGGAGTACATAACGATTCGCTATACGAAGAAGAATGTTATCGTGACGGTTGTGGACGATGACATGACCGAGGAACAGTTGCACGATCGCGTGAAGGAGTTCTGCGAGGTATCGCAGGTCTTCATTTTCCACCCGCTTGGATACGTCCATCTCGGCCGGGACGCCGACAAGGCGGACGTGATTGAGAAGCTGAATGCGTCCGGTTTGAAGGCGTACGATGTGAATGGCCGCGATCAGAATCAGCACGTTGATTTGTGGCGTGCGGCTAAGCTGTTCTTCCGTAACCGCAACCGGGTTCAGCTATTGAACGTACCCCAGAAGTGGGTAGAGGATACGGAGGAGCTGAAGAAAGCTTGCTCGGAGGCCGGCACCATCACCGAGGCGGTCGCGAATAACGTCAACCAATCCTCGTCGAACTATTACGCCCGTATTTTCTACGAAAATGAGGAGCAGGCCAAGAAGGCAGCCGAACTGCTGAATGGCAAGGTGTTTGAGGGTAAGCGCATCCATGCGCTGCATCTATCCTCGGCGTTGCTGCCCAACTATAAGACGTCCGTGTATGTTTCGCCGCTCGAGCGCACCGTCACGGAGGAGGAAGTTTACGATCATTTCAAGCAGTTTGGCGAAATAGATTTCGTCAATCGTCGCAACTGTGGCGACAATGCGATCATTTGCTTCAAAGCCAACGAATCCGCGGAGAAGGCCCTAGCCTGTACGACCATACCCGCACCGACCGAGGCAAACAAGGACGCCACCAAAACCGTTGCCGTCAAGCGGTACGATGgaccgctgctgttgcgtgtAGCTGGAGTGAAACGCAAagctgctaccaccactgcTACGGCCCGTACCGGCGATGGTGCCAAAAAGGGTGAAACCGAAGAAGTGTCAGCTAAATCGAACAAAGAGATTCTTCAGAAGTTGCTCAACTTCTTCCCGGTGTACGTCTCGAACATCCCGTTCAGCTGCCCATCGCACGTGCTGCGTGAGTTCTTCTCGTCGCAGGGTGGTGAAGTGAAGTTTGTCTTTTCGCCGCAACATCTAGCCTACCGGCTGAGCGCACCACAGCCGGTCAAGACAGCAATGGTCTACTTCACGCGCCGCAACGACGCCATCAATGTTACCAAGACCTTCGACAAGAGAGTATTGAACAACCATCATCTACACGTGTCGCAGGGTCGGGGTGAATCGAACTTCAATCACCAGAAAACGGTTAAACTGTCCAAGATCGTTGAATGTAAGTTCAATGCCGCTCCGCATATGATGtttgtgcatgtatgtgtgacACTGATTTACTTTCCTACCTTACCATTACAGCCCTGTCCGAAGATGCCATTTTCCGCAAGATGCGCCCGCTAGGTAAAGTTGTACGCTTGACTAAGAAGAGTCGCTCGTTGGCCTTTGTTGAGTTCGCTGACGCAGCCGACGTAGAGAAGATCCTGAAGATGAAGCAGGAGGATCTGCCGATCAATTGTATCTTTTCGAAGGTACAGAAAGACGTCAGTCGCCGGCTTTATAACGAGTCCGATTCGCGTATTCTTGGCACGATCGCTCGACTGTTGCGCCGCAATCCTAAGATGCTGAGCAAGGCGCCTGGTACCGGGTCGCTAATGGGAAATAATGCTCATGCAGgcggtcccggtggtggtttcgccGGCAAACGTCCTCGAATGAATGCTCCCCCTGGTAAGCAGCCCTATTTTCCTCTACTTATTTATTACATCACTGAATCATGCGACTAAACGAAATTGTAGTTCCTTGGGGGCCAGCTATTCAGTTGTCTTTTTTGCGATTTGCTCCTTATCTAGCTACTCGCAATGTTTTCCACAACAGTCATGTTGTTGCAACTGCAACATTATGCAACTGTTTTTAATACTCAGCTGAACTTGTTCAgggtttatttgtttaatttttttgctgttaagtttcaatttatttttgttgctttccttcATATTTTGTCTATTCTAACATAACACAAACCATAGATGAGATTcagtttttttcccctttttatcCATTACACCTTGTACGCATTACGTTATCTACGTTACGCGCGTAGTTTATTTTGTGTGTATTAGAGTGAAGTATAGATCGTAGCAACCCCTTAGTGGAGATTGTCTTGTCGCCATGTAAACGTTGCTACTGTATCTATCATTCGAATTCGCATAACAAAACACACGCCCCGATGTCGAatcttttcggttttctcaATAGACTGATTTCCTGGAGGGGGATAAAGCAAGATATGGATTTCTCATATAAGctcacttttctctctttttccttctccccaAATTctccaaatcatttttttcatttacagGTTTCGGAAATGCGCCGCACTTTAATCCCAACAATGGTGGCAATAGCATGAATAACAACCAAGCCATTCAAGATCTCTTGCGCTTGGCCTTCATGTCCGGCAAGAACGTGGGCGAAAGCTtggctgccggtggtgtggccggtggtggcaacCAGGGCCACAACCGCGGCGGTGGTTCGTTCAATTCCGTCGATCCACCAATTTCCAACCAAGGCGGCAACAACgcctttggtggtggtgacggtagctacggtgccggtggcagcggcggcggccgcatgAACAATCGTAATCAGAACAACGTGAACTTCCGCGGAGGAAACCGCAACAACCAGAACGCCAACAACGCCGGTGGCAATCGTGGCCTCGGCGGCGGCAATATGGGTGGCAATatcaacaacagtaacaatgTCGGAAACAATAATTTCGGCAACAACCAGAACAATAGTGGAGGTGGTATGGCCcgcggtagcggtggcggcgctTTGGGGGGTGCTAGTGGTGGATCCGGTGGTGTAAACAACCGCAACAATAGTAACATGAACAACCGGAACAATAACCAGGCTCAGAATAAGCGtggaggaggcggtggtgCAGGAGGAAGCAacgtgcaacagcagcagccacttcAGGGCTCTGTAGGAGGGGGAGGCCATAtgggtggcagcggtggtaaCCAGAATAAGGCGGGCATGCGGGGCAATAATCAGGGTCTCGGCAGCGGAGGTGGTATGGGCGCTGTTGGTGGGGGCGGCGGTAGCGTTGGAAACATCGGTATGAACCGTTCGAACAACATGGGTGGCGGTAACAACCGTAACAACCagaaccgcaacaacaacaactacaacgatAATAATTcgttcggtggtgttggtggtagcgGCAATTCCAATGTGTTTGGCGGTGGAAACAATAGTAACTTCTCGAACGATAACTTTGGTGGACGCAATAATGACAACAATTTTGCGAACGACAACTTTGGCGGCGGCCGCAACGATAACTATTCCAATGATAACAATTTCGGGGGCGGTCGCAACAACTTTGGTGGCAAccgcggcggtggtggcgggaaCAATAGTGACAATTATGGCTCCAATCGCAACGATAATTTTGGAGCTGGCCGAAACGATAATTTCGGTGGCGGCAGCTCCAACTTCGGTGGAGCCGGCAGCTCGTTCGGTGGCTCTGGATCCGGCAGCCGATTCAACAATGACAACGATGGCGGTATGTTCAGTGGCAACAGCTCGAGCGTTGGGAACAACTCCTACAACAGCGGAATGAGCAACCGGGGTAATAATTCGTCCAACAGTCGCTTCAACGATGATAACATtggaggcggcggtggctaTGGCGGAAGTGGCGGTGGTAACAACAACCGCGGCAATAGCTATAATGATAACAATAGctttagcaacaacaaccgcgggGGCAACAACCAGAAGCCGCAATCCCTGTTTAAtctgggaggaggaggcggtggtggtggcggttcggGAGTTTCCGGAAACAGTAACAATATGTCGTACAACAATTTCGGAGGTGGCAATTCAAATTCGAGCGGCAATAGTTTCCGCGACAACAACAGTGGCGGCGGGGGTAAAAGCTGgatgagcaacaacaacagtggtcTCGGAGGAGGCAGCGGCCGGTCCAGTAACAATCAGGACAATATCGGCCGTTTGGCCGGTAGTCTATTTAGTCGCCGATTCTAAAAAAAAGGACATGCATTTTACTTTATCTGATGTGTCGTCCAAATGCAGCTTGAAGGAAAATCCGGTTGAACGGTTGGAGATGGTGGTACCGCGCAAGTTCAAATTGATATCCATACCAGTATGAACGGAGTTCGTATTTGTAAGATTCCTCAACGCCACCCCGCTCATGCTCAGCTATCTGTTCACCCTCAACGCCACAAAAACCCACCAATGTGAATGCTAGACCCGAGAAGAGCCCTGTTTTCTCTGCCAAGAAGAGTAAGGACGATAAGGAATAGATAAGAATGCAATGCTACACACCCGAAAACACACGCACCTATACATACATGGGTAGTAGATTCCTTTCTAAACGTATCTCTGATCGCCGATGTTACAAATAAGATCGCTCAAGACCGAGCAAAGGACTAGCGATCAATAGTTTTATTCtatgtttaattgttttgcaACACCAAGCAACGCTCTGGACTCTGGGGAATTGTATAAGCCGGATGCATCGTTCATAACGCAATCTCTCACCGCCTCATCCCCTAGTCCTCATCAAGGGACGCTAATTGTACGCTCTGCTGCTTGACCACAGAGGAACGGTGGTATGCATTATGTAcaagtttctttttgttttctttcttcgtaAGAAAAGCATTACCCTTGTTTTAATACTAATTAACAACAATGTGTGTTGTGCAAGGCAGGGTGAACAAATCGAAGTTAGGGATACTGATGAACAGAGTCGCAGTGTGCACTTCTGACGATAGTACGCGATCTTAAAAATCCATGAAATCTTCGGAGGCGTAAATATTTGTCCCCTTTTGTGTTTGTACATTATATGCAAAATGTACGcatacgagagagagagaggaagagaaagagaaaactgTGTGAGATACTCTTTTAGATAATTAGTATTTAAGATAGAATTGAAGTGAGGAGCGAAAGATCACAATAATTAACGGATCATTAACAGCAGATATACTTTAGAAATTCATCCGGCAGCAGTACCCCAGCGGCAAACAGCGCAAGCGATgtgaatattttatgctttcccTTCGAAATAAGTATATCTGATGTAACCCATCTGTGGTGCATGCATACAAAAACTGTGTAGCGCCAACCATGGTGGCAGCATTAAGGACATGAGCACACATGAAAGCACTCTTTGTGTCCTATACAGTCCACAACTATACAAGCTCTCGACCGTGTGGTCAGATGCTTGGTTGCCGTGGACATGCAGCATACAAGAGGCATGCGTTTGCAGTGAATTCTGAATCCGCTTTTGGTCTAAAATAGAAATgcggcaacaacacacaataaGTGGGTCGACAAGGCTATCCTATCTCAAACCAAAAGACAGTATTTTGGGTGGAAAGAAGAGGGTTCAATGGTGTTGAGGGATTTAGAAGAAGAGTGAATAATTCGCGTGACAACATTTTCATCAACCAATAAGATCCCAAGGAATGGCAAATTGCAAAAGTAGGAAAAAACAGCTGCTGCCCGCGCTATACATTTGCACGATTGTGACA
The sequence above is a segment of the Anopheles darlingi chromosome 2, idAnoDarlMG_H_01, whole genome shotgun sequence genome. Coding sequences within it:
- the LOC125951269 gene encoding 3'-5' RNA helicase YTHDC2-like produces the protein MASKNTKINVKIEEDIRIFIHRQIDLFLQDEQQSEYDFPATLTNQHRAYIHEYVKNKRIKSRSHGKGNARYLTIYKTNLSAITHDDARLELTDQTIAMITELQNIYRPKGNQSKAKNKRNMGRYNVYLTASQPSVPPPVHSAARVFEERSRLPIAQFHDIILKCMLQNQVIIISGNTGSGKTTQVPQFVMEAACQSGTPCRVICTQPRRISAVTVAERVCFERNEQLGDAVGYQIRLESRLKPNTNLLFCTNGVLLRCLTGQGAHRFLDNVTHIIIDEVHERDQYSDFLLIALKDNLPKHPHLKVVLMSATIESNTFSQYFNNCPVIEIPGRLFSIERYYLEDILFQLDTYNHTVKDVKAKILSNIEHQRTSSDANGRQHSSATANMDDESILLMNDILEECWIENSPEPFQNFFTLVQEESISVDFQHTETKMTALMIAAAKGYVDILKSLLDMGADPSIREKHNYTAHDWACFIHGNSVCSQLLANAKKRGESQPVQQMPALTPNIAKQLLDAYHTSFGDERIDHNLIIDVIQYICKNQPEGGILVFLPGFEDIQESYELLTKRVAPHQRLKLFMLHSKMQTSDQHAVFNPVPVGVRKIVLSTNIAETSITMDDVVYVIDSGKVKQKYYDSVTATNSLMATWISQACATQRAGRAGRTKPGICYRLFSRARLEAMDQFTLPEIMRVPLTEICLNTALLTQGASILDFLNRAIQPPAATSVKQSIKYLQKVGALDDDENLTDLGHILADLPVDARLGKMLLYGILLKCYEPVLLIVSVLSINDIFLLPGFAGDKEKSRKARRELAEESYSDCFCLLRAYQRWYEARSISKRKEICNRFFLSHSKLTMVCELRDKLHGHLCSIGLIKSYGPGSSDDLNQFAANWSMVKACLVVGLYPNICHLERYSKAMKARFEKKIFVHPSSVLADAKKPNGKDAKLWLPTEWITFEEKFKSSRGSMIRCNTVVTSLAISIFAGPLYFDEEESLVECDDQDETALIGGCKIAIDDWINFIVDTPVAKAVLRTRQLLSELFLKFTQNPRTFQLTAMEYRFLQTLGQLLTLEDGAAQLTNRVEIGTTGANSRKGYHKPQQHDQWRVLRREEANNSWRHNARSGAS
- the LOC125951268 gene encoding uncharacterized protein LOC125951268, producing MTEAEKNAAAATAEADESTAVDNPANDGNDDQKDNEHQRKINVGNLPKDITEQQLRDHFAGHEIERVEIYHYLRNTLALLLFKDKNSAQKAIDEKYGSMLNGRRLRIHMEYITIRYTKKNVIVTVVDDDMTEEQLHDRVKEFCEVSQVFIFHPLGYVHLGRDADKADVIEKLNASGLKAYDVNGRDQNQHVDLWRAAKLFFRNRNRVQLLNVPQKWVEDTEELKKACSEAGTITEAVANNVNQSSSNYYARIFYENEEQAKKAAELLNGKVFEGKRIHALHLSSALLPNYKTSVYVSPLERTVTEEEVYDHFKQFGEIDFVNRRNCGDNAIICFKANESAEKALACTTIPAPTEANKDATKTVAVKRYDGPLLLRVAGVKRKAATTTATARTGDGAKKGETEEVSAKSNKEILQKLLNFFPVYVSNIPFSCPSHVLREFFSSQGGEVKFVFSPQHLAYRLSAPQPVKTAMVYFTRRNDAINVTKTFDKRVLNNHHLHVSQGRGESNFNHQKTVKLSKIVESLSEDAIFRKMRPLGKVVRLTKKSRSLAFVEFADAADVEKILKMKQEDLPINCIFSKVQKDVSRRLYNESDSRILGTIARLLRRNPKMLSKAPGTGSLMGNNAHAGGPGGGFAGKRPRMNAPPGFGNAPHFNPNNGGNSMNNNQAIQDLLRLAFMSGKNVGESLAAGGVAGGGNQGHNRGGGSFNSVDPPISNQGGNNAFGGGDGSYGAGGSGGGRMNNRNQNNVNFRGGNRNNQNANNAGGNRGLGGGNMGGNINNSNNVGNNNFGNNQNNSGGGMARGSGGGALGGASGGSGGVNNRNNSNMNNRNNNQAQNKRGGGGGAGGSNVQQQQPLQGSVGGGGHMGGSGGNQNKAGMRGNNQGLGSGGGMGAVGGGGGSVGNIGMNRSNNMGGGNNRNNQNRNNNNYNDNNSFGGVGGSGNSNVFGGGNNSNFSNDNFGGRNNDNNFANDNFGGGRNDNYSNDNNFGGGRNNFGGNRGGGGGNNSDNYGSNRNDNFGAGRNDNFGGGSSNFGGAGSSFGGSGSGSRFNNDNDGGMFSGNSSSVGNNSYNSGMSNRGNNSSNSRFNDDNIGGGGGYGGSGGGNNNRGNSYNDNNSFSNNNRGGNNQKPQSLFNLGGGGGGGGGSGVSGNSNNMSYNNFGGGNSNSSGNSFRDNNSGGGGKSWMSNNNSGLGGGSGRSSNNQDNIGRLAGSLFSRRF